From the Exiguobacterium marinum DSM 16307 genome, the window GGGTTGCGCTCGTTGCGGGACTTAACCCAACATCTCACGACACGAGCTGACGACAACCATGCACCACCTGTCACCCCTGCCCCCGAAGGGGAAGGTACATCTCTGTACCGGTCAGGGGGATGTCAAGAGTTGGTAAGGTTCTTCGCGTTGCTTCGAATTAAACCACATGCTCCACCGCTTGTGCGGGTCCCCGTCAATTCCTTTGAGTTTCAGCCTTGCGACCGTACTCCCCAGGCGGAGTGCTTAATGCGTTAGCTTCAGCACTGAAGGGCGGAAACCCTCCAACACCTAGCACTCATCGTTTACGGCGTGGACTACCAGGGTATCTAATCCTGTTTGCTCCCCACGCTTTCGCGCCTCAGCGTCAGTTATAGGCCAAAGAGTCGCCTTCGCCACTGGTGTTCCTCCACATCTCTACGCATTTCACCGCTACACGTGGAATTCCACTCTTCTCTCCTATACTCAAGCCTCCCAGTTTCCAATGGCCCTCCCCGGTTGAGCCGGGGGCTTTCACATCAGACTTAAGAGGCCGCCTGCGCGCGCTTTACGCCCAATAATTCCGGACAACGCTTGCCACCTACGTATTACCGCGGCTGCTGGCACGTAGTTAGCCGTGGCTTTCTCGCAAGGTACCGTCAAGGTGCCGCCATTGCCTGCGGCACTTGTTCTTCCCTTACAACAGAACTTTACGATCCGAAAACCTTCATCGTTCACGCGGCGTTGCTCCATCAGACTTTCGTCCATTGTGGAAGATTCCCTACTGCTGCCTCCCGTAGGAGTCTGGGCCGTGTCTCAGTCCCAGTGTGGCCGATCACCCTCTCAGGTCGGCTATGCATCGTCGCCTTGGTGGGCCATTACCCCACCAACTAGCTAATGCACCGCAAAGCCATCCATGGGCGACGCCGAAGCGCCTTTCATCAGCGGACCATGCGGTCCGATGACACATCCGGTATTAGCCCCGATTTCTCGTGGTTATCCCAGACCTATGGGCAGGTTCTTTACGTGTTACTCACCCGTCCGCCGCTCATTCCACCGTCGTCCCCCCGAAGGGTTCGGAACGGCTTCCTGCGCTCGACTTGCATGTATTAGGCACGCCGCCAGCGTTCGTCCTGAGCCAGGATCAAACTCTCCAAAGAATTTGATATAGCTCTTAAATTGACGAAGCTTGCGCTTCATTCAAAAATTGTAAAACTTATTTTTGCCTCATCGTTCAGTTTTCAAAGTTCGTCTGCCGCTCTTGGCGACTAAATGATAATAACATTTAACTTCAAATGATGTCAACAACTTTTTGTTTGTTCAACGTTTGTCGCTGGCAACAGAGATAACTATATCACCTGCATTTTAATCTTGCAAGCATTATTCTAAAAAAACTTTTAAATATTTTTTCGTATCATTCAGAGTTCGAATCTCAACTCCTTAAAGGAAGAAGAAATCACTTTAAAGAGTACACTTATATCTAATAGCGACTATAAACCTATAAGGAGTCCACACATGATGCAATCCGATTTACAGCGACCTAAGAAACGTTCACCGCTCAGAATCTGGTCCGGTACCCTAGTCTATACATTAAAGAGAAGACTCAAATGGATTACGGACAAACGAAAATATGTTTCAAAACGAAACCTTGATCCGATGCCATATCTGATTCATAAACACCGCACTCCTTTATATCGTCAACTCCGTGACATCGACATGGAAGTTCAACATAACAAAGTAACCAATCTAAAGATTGCAATCGCCAAACTGAACGGCTCCATCCTGACTCCAAACGAGGTTCTCTCTTATTGGAAGATGATCGGCAAGCCGACGAAACGCAAAGGTTATGTAGAGGGAATGATTCTCCACTATGGAAAAGTGACCTCAGGAATCGGCGGTGGTCTCTGTCAACTCTCCAACCTCATCTATTGGATTACCTTACATAGTCCGTTGACGGTAACCGAACGCTATCGCCACAGTTATGATGTGTTCCCTGACTACCGACGAGATCAGCCTTTCGGTAGTGGCGCCACCTGTTCTTATAACTATCTGGATCTGCAAATCACCAATCAAACCGCACAAACGTATCAACTTCTTCTATATATAGAAGGAGATTATCTCGTCGGGGAATGGCGTTCGAACATCCCGAATAAAGAACAGTATTAAATATATGAAGAAAATCATCATTTCACCCGTGAATGGTGGGGCGGGACGATACGACATAACCAAATATTTAAAGAAGTCACTTCAATGAATGGCACACACCTTCGAAACGAATTCATCACAGAAAATCACGCCATCACCATGTACGACCCATTCCTTCCCGAGAATACTGCATACAAAAAAGCCGACTCTTAATAAAAGAGCCGGCTTTTCAAATGAACTTATGCGTGTGGCAAGAACATGAAGTATGCCAAGAAGATGATTAACATCCCATACATGATTGGATGAATTTCTTTTGTCTTTCCTTTCGCAATCATCATGAGTGGGTAAAGGATGAACCCAAGCCCAATTCCTGTTGCGATTGAAGATGTCAAAGGCATCATAATGATCGTCAAGAAAGCTGGTACGGCGATTTCGATTTTCTTCCAATCAATATCAAGAAGAGCCGAAGCCATGAGTACACCGACAATGATGAGCGCCGGAGCCGTGACTGGTGCCGTAACAACTGCCAAGAGAGGCGAGAAGAACAACGCCAAACCGAAGAACAATCCTGCAAAGACTGCAGTCAACCCTGTACGTCCGCCTGCCGCGACACCTGCTGACGACTCAACATATGAAGTCGCTGTAGATGTTCCAAAAATCGCACCCGCTACCGTTGCTGTCGAATCAGCCATTAACGCCTTACTCGCACGTGGTACTTTGTTTTCTTTCATGATTCCCGCTTGACGCGCTACCGCGACGAGCGTTCCAGCCGTATCAAAGAAGTCGATAAAGAAGAACGTCAAGATAACAACGAGCATTTGAAGCGTGAACACATCACCGAAGTTGATGAATGCTTGACCGAATGTAGATGACATACTCGGCGGCATCGATACAACGTCTGAAATCGCTGTCGGAGTCGGCACAAGACCGAAAATCATACCGACGATTGCCGTCAACAACATCCCGATGAAAATACCACCTTTTACGTCGCGCGCCATAAGCAAGGCACTGACGACAAGTCCGAATACCGCGAGAAGCGTCGTTCCCGTTCCAAGCGAACCAAGACCTACGAGTGTTGCTTCATTCGCAACAACGATGCCTGCATTTTTCAAACCGATGAAAGCGATGAAGAAACCAATCCCTGCAGCGACCGCCATTTTGAGCGGAGCCGGAATTGCGTTAACAATCGTTTCGCGAATCCCTGAGAGCGTCAATACGATAAAGAAGAGACCTGATACGAGTACACCTGACAAAGCCGTTTGCCATGGTATACCCATCCCGATGACGACACTGTATGCGAAGAACGCGTTGAGGCCCATGCCCGGCGCAATCGCAATTGGGTAGTTTGCGAGAAGTCCCATCGTCAACGAACCGACTACTGCGACAAGACCCGTCGCCACGAAGACCGCTCCTGTATCCATCCCTGCTGCTCCAAGAACGTTCGGGTTAACGAAGAGGATGTACGCCATCGCAAGGAACGTTGTGAAGCCTGCGACAAGTTCCGTGCGAACGCTCGTCCCGAGTGCTGTGAGTTGGAAATAGCGATCGATCCGACTCGTTGTCGTTTGTTGTTGGTCTTGCTTGAGCTGTGTGCTCATTTGTTTTCCTCCTTGTACTCGCCGTAAAACGAGAAAAGGTCCCCGGCAAATGACCGAGGACCCCACGCGAAACATACGAGGGCATACACCCTCATCTATGTCTCGCCGTAGTGAAATCATTTAAGGTGATTTCGTAGAGACTCTCGGGCCATATCCCCGATATTATACGGCAAATTATTTTATAATTGTTCGGTTATAATAAGAACGTTCTTATCGTATCAGCGCGAAAATAGAATGTCAACTAAATTCACGGATTTTATATCTAAAAAAAACGTTAATGTTCGGTTTTAAGACAAAACAGAGGGATTCCCCTCTGTTCCGCTTATTCCCATTCGATTGTTGCAGGTGGCTTAGACGTAATGTCATACAGCACACGGTTGACGTGGCTGACTTCGTTGACAATCCGGACAGAGATTTTCTCAAGTACATCCCATGGAATACGTGCCCAATCTGACGTCATCCCATCGATTGAAGTGACCGCACGAACACCGACAGCATAGTCGTACGTACGCTCGTCACCCATGACTCCGACCGAGCGGATTGGTGTGAGCACCGTGAAGTATTGCCAGATGTCTCGTTCAAGACCTGCTTTCTTCACTTCGTCACGCAAAATAGCATCCGATTCACGGACGATTTCTAACTTCTCTTCCGTGATCTCACCGAGGACACGGATTCCGAGGCCTGGACCCGGGAACGGTTGGCGCCAAACGATATAGTCAGGAAGACCGAGCTCGGTACCGAGCGCACGGACTTCGTCTTTAAAGAGCGTGTTGAGCGGTTCGATCAACGTGAAATTCATGTCTTCCGGTAATCCACCGACGTTATGGTGTGATTTGATCGTTTGCGCTGTATCTGTTCCGCTCTCGATGATGTCTGTATAGAGCGTCCCTTGCGCAAGGAAGTCCATATCGACAAGTTTCGAAGCTTCTTCATCAAACACATAGATGAACTCGTTTCCGATAATCTTACGTTTTTGCTCAGGGTCTGACACACCAGCCAATTTCGTCAAGAAACGTTCTTGCGCATCGATTTTAATGACTTTCATATTAAATCCGTCTGCGAACGTCTTCATGACGCTATCCGCTTCCCCTTTACGAAGAAGACCATGGTCAACAAACATACATGTCAACTGATCACCGATTGCGCGATGAACGAGTGCCGCAACGACAGATGAATCGACTCCACCTGAAAGGGCACAAAGCACTTGTTTGTTGCCAACGATTTCACGGATTTTCTCCACTTCGATATCGATAAAGTTCTCCATCGACCATTCGCCTTTAGCACCACACACTTCATAGATGAAGTTTTTCAAGATGTCGTTTCCGTATTCTGAGTGACGGACCTCTGGGTGGTATTGTACACCATACATTTTCAGCTCATCATTTTTGATTGAAGCGACCGGACAAGATGGGTTCGTCCCATCAACGATGAATCCTTCTGGTGCTTCCATGACGAGGTCACCGTGGCTCATCCATACTGTATGTTCGACTGGAAGACCGCTGTAAATCGCTGATGCTTCCGGCGTTGAGAACAATGTCGCTTTCCCGTATTCACGATGTGCGGCACGTTCGACACGACCACCGAAATGATGCGTCATGAGTTGCATGCCGTAACAAATTCCGAAAATCGGAATGCCGAGTTCAAAGATTTCCGGGTCGCAGCGATATGCGCCTTCCGCGTATACGCTGTTCGGTCCACCTGAGAAGATGATGCCGACTGGGTTCAATTCGCGAATCTCGTCTGCCGTCATCTTATGCGAATGCAATTCACTGTATACGCCAAGGTCACGGACACGACGCGTGATCAACTGGTTGTACTGTCCACCAAAATCGAGCACCAAAATCATTTCTTGTTCTACTTTCACGAAATCTCCACCTTTCTGCCTTCTCCTCAAAAAAGGACGCGCCTCTCCCCCAGATTAATCCAAACCGAAGAAGAAGCACGCCCTTTTCTTTGTATACGAAACGTGCTCCTTCATAGTCGGTCCATTTAAGGTGGTCCGGTAGAGACTCTCGCGCCAATTCACGAGTATATACGAAGGAATGCCATGTTCAATTATCTAACTAATGCGTCTATCTTACTTGATGCATCCCGTCACTTCAACTCATAATTCGACGAATCATGATTTTCCAATATTCTTTATATTTTGAATTCGGCTCTTGTTCCGCATAGACTGCTTGCTCAAACAAAGCTGTTAAGCGGGTCATGTCATTCGTTTCATAGTAGGCATCAACTTCTTTGGCAAGTTCCGAAGGCGTCCGACCATCGATTTTAAATCCATTTGCTCGAAGTCGCTTCATCAAGTATCGATGCATCGAAACAAGACTTCCGTCTGTGAGCGGACGACTCATCCACCAGACGTACATAATTTGCCGCTCGATGATCTTCCGGTTCCAAATGAGGACGGCCACGACGAAGAGAATGATCACCCATCCCCATATCGGAATACTGCGCCCCTCTTCTTGAACGTCACCTGTCGTCACATCATCGATTAATAAATCTTCTTGTGGACGATTTTGCGGATTGTTGTCTTGAGACGCTTGTGGATCGTTCGTAACCGGGGTCGAATCATTCGTATCCGTCTCTTGCTCCATTTGTAGTAAGTTAGCGTCCGAGAAACTGATTGTCGCCTCTAGCGGAACCCAGCCCGCACCTTCAATGAAATACTCAACCCATGAATGAGCATGACGATTACGAATCGTATGTTCTTCTTCCCCTTGAATGACCCCCCGCGTATCTCCCATCGTAAATCCTTTTACCCAACGTGTCGGAATGCCATTTGCTCGCAACAAGACGGCTGCTGATGTCGAGAAGTTATCACAATAGCCGATTTGTGTATCAAATAAGAACTGGTCGACGTAGTCCGTGTCGTCTTGCGGTTGGGCCACGTTTTCCGTATCATATTGAAATTCTCCATTCCGGAAGTAAGCTTCAACCGCCTCTGCTTTTTCGTTCGGAGTTTCACTCTCCGCCGTGATTTCAGCAGCTAAATCTCTCACTCGATCCGGTAACGAGGTTGGAAGTTGTAAATAAACCTGCGTTTCTTCTTCAGTAAGCGAAGTTACGTCTTCGTTTAAATCGAGCTGTTCTTCAGAGAAAGCGGGGACACTGTAACGGAGTTGAATCGTTCGTGGCGTCGCTTGTCCCTCGTTCTCAAATACAATTTTCCCGGAAGGTTGAATGTTGATTGTCTCGTTCGGGAAATCCCGCTCTATATCACCGACCAAAAACTCTGTACCAGATTCCGTTTCCGCCGCTTGTGGATATTCACCACCGTATGGAACGAACGATTGTCGACGATCAAAACGCAGAATCGCCTGTTCCGGTGTCGTATCCACTTCCGCGTCCACTAACTGTCCACGATTGTAGTTGGAATCGAGTACCGGTGCCGCAATCCAACCTTTCCCTGTATAAATCGCTTTTGATTCAATACGCCAATAGCGAGCCGGTGCACCGCGTGCAATAAAGACGATTCCGTCATCTTGTTCGAACGGGCCACCTAACGCCTCATCGCTAACACCATATCCGACACGCCCCGGTCCGTTCCCATCGCCTTCTGTTGTCGCATTTCGGAAACTCGTGGTGATTCGATCGGACCAATCCCCCTCGAGCGTCGGCGACGCACTCGCAAGGGCCACAACGACACTGAGCAACAAACCGATACTGACAAACCGAACGAGTGATTGACTCGGTCGTTTCGCCAAATCCGTGACGAATAACAGGAGCAGCGATGTGATGATAGCATAAAGGATGTCACCTTCACCGTCATATAGTGTCCACGTGTCGAAGTAAGCCATGACACCAAGTGTGGATACAATCATCCCAAGCACAAATCCGTAACTTGGATACGTTCGTCCGACAAGAACGGCGAACAGAAGCCCGATGAGCGCCATCGCAGAGAAAAAGATGGCCTCGTTTGGTAACTCTCCGCTTATGACACCTGTGAAGTCTTCCATCCAAATCCCGAACCAGTCGAAAATACTTCCGTGATAGACGTATAGGACGACTAGAAAATTGAGAAATGAAATACTAAGAAAAGCAGTCCACGGGAGAAGACTTGCGAACATCGGCACGATGAGAAGGAAATAAAACGGCCAATTCACATCAAACGTTGTACTTCCAACAATCGGTTCAATCCAGAACGACAACAAATAGGCGGCAAGTATCGTATAAACAATGCGGGTCACCCAAGTTCTCATGTCATCACCTCACTTACCGCAGTGTATAGATGATAGCTTCCTTGTGTTTCATGCATGAGTTCCCGGATTGACGCGGTCTCGAACGGGCTGATTAAAATCAGATCCCCCGTTTGTTGGGGCAGATTCTGCTTCACCCTCTCGACGAGACGCCCCTCCGCTTCCGGAGTCGCAGTCAGCAAGTAATGACCGACCTCAGCGCTTTGGTCCGGAAGATGAAACAACCTCACCTGGTCTTCAATCACATATAGTTCAAACGGCAAATTTTTACGTTCTAACTGGCGAATCGCACCAACGAGTAGCGACAAAGAGCGTTCAAACGCCTCCTCGTAACCAGCAGAGACCGAAGGGACAAACACGAGCGAGAGCTTCTTTTCTTGTTCCTGGTCAAACGTTTTAGTCATCAAGTTGCCTCGACGTGCAGATGCCTTCCAATCAATCCGTCCGATTCGGTCTCCTGCCGCATATTCACGCACTCCGCTTGTCGTATTGGCCACTTCTGTATACGTACGCGTTTGGCGATATTGCTCACCACGTCCTCCGACGTGCTCATCTCGTGGCAAATCAAACGGCAGCTCAGCAGGAGATACTTCAACGACTGTCTCGATTCGTATCGTCCGTCTACGGTCGAATAACCCAAACACGTCACGAACATGGAGAATCGTTCGATCAAAGACATGAATTCCTCGTTTGATTGCATCGATTTTATACTCGACAACTTCAGCACGCCGGAAGAAACGGTCTACCGGCACGATAATAGTCTTATCCTCATCAATTAAGCGTTGTGGCATTCGCTCTTCTAACGTCACCATCCCAATCAAGAAAGGATACTTCCGTTCGATTTTCAGTTCGACATCCATCACCTGACCGGAGACGAGACGTTTCGTCGTCACACGTCGCGAGACGTTCGCCGCAGTGACTGGATAGATCATGAAAAGCGTCCAATAGACGGTCAACACCGCGAACGACCACCATAACGTCGAAGCGACAATACTTCCTTCGATGCGGGCAAATGAATACAATCCGAATGCCGCCGCCCATACAACGAACAGCTTCATCCAGTTTTTCATACCTCGTTGACCTCACGATCCATCGGGACAGGTAACGTATCGAGCCAGTCTTGAATCAACTGATTCGACGTTTTTCCTTTATAACGCGCTTCCGCCGTCAACAAGACACGATGTCCGAGAACACTCGTCGCCAGTGCTTTGACATCATCTGGCAACACGAAATCACGATTATGAATATATGCCCACGCTTGTGATGCTTTCATCAAGGCAAGGGTGGACCGCGGACTTCCGCCTAAATACGTATGCGGATCTTTCCGAGACTCATGTACCAATCGCACGATGTATTGTTTGACTGCACTCGATACGTGGACATCTCTCACTTCACGCTGCATACGTTCGACTTCTTGCTTCGTGATTACGCTATGAAGGGTTTCGAGCGGCTCGTCTTTTTCAAAACGTGATAACAGTGCAATTTCTTCATTGAATGTCGGGTAGCCCATTTCAATTTTGAGCAAGAAACGATCCAATTGCGCTTCAGGTAATGGGTACGTCCCCTCATGTTCAATCGGATTTTGTGTCGCCATGACGAAAAATGGTGAAGGTAGTACTTTTAATTCCCCATCCACTGTCACACTTCGCTCCGCCATCGCCTCAAGAAGAGCCGACTGCGTCTTCGGAGAAGTCCGGTTGATTTCATCCGCCAAAATAATATTCCCCATGAGCGGACCAGGACGATATTCGAATTCTCTCGTTTTTTGGTTATACATCGAAATACCGGTCAAATCGGATGGCAACATGTCAGGTGTGAATTGAATGCGTTTAAACTCTAAGTCGATCGCTCGGCTAAACGTACGAACGAGCATCGTCTTTCCGACACCTGGTACATCTTCTAAAAGGACATGTCCCCCTGCTAGCAACGCAGTTAAGCTTTTAGCGATGACTTCTTCTTTTCCGACAATAACGGTTTCAATGGCAGTAATAATCGATTGGACAGTTGGACGGTACATGACGGACTCCCCTTTTTTCTCTAATCTAGGATGACTGAAAGTTAGAATGTTCTGACTTTATTGTGACATAAGCAAGGTTCGGAATGAAAGAAATACCGTACGCAAATACGCTTCCTACTTCTTTACCCAAAAAACGTGTCCGTTCTTTAGAAAAAACGGACACGTTTATCAATTATTCCGGACGTTTCAAATCGAAAAATTCACCGAGTGTCGCATAACCATTCCCCGCCATTCGACTGACCGGAGCCAGTTGTTTTGCATCGATACGTCCGTGTTTATATAAATCACGGTCGATATGAAAACGGACAATTCGTGCAATCAACAAATCCGCAGTCGTCTGTCCGTCATATTCAATCGGGAGGTGGTGATGTAATACGCACTCAAATCGGATTTTTGCTTCCTTGATCCCAGGTGTCGAAACAACTTCGCTTTGTTGAATCGTGAAGTTCGTGCGAGACAGTTCACTCTCATCGGCTGCAAGGTTTGCAGCCGTCTCATTCACATGGGCGACATTCGTTTCATCTACGATATGAATCACCAATTCATTCGTGCGCAGCGCGTTTCGTGCTGTATCCTTCATCACTCCATCCTTTCGTTGGACAGAGACCGACACGAGCGGAGGAACGGAAGAAACCACGTTGAAATAACTAAATGGAGCCGCGTTGATCACATCCTCATGTCGTGTTGTGACAAAGGCAATCGGTCTCGGCACAATGCTGCCAATCAAAAACTTATACGTGTCGATTTCAGTCAAAGCAGACGGTTCAATCGATAACATCCACTCACACTCCTCATTCTTTTTTATCTTAAATTCAAGATAATAGTTTATGTGAATGATGTCAATGGTGAGAAAGTAGACATGTGTATCTTTTAATCATTTTGGGTAAATGCGTGTATGTGAAAGCAACATAGACAATAGACACATCGCATAAGCAAATTAGTTTCATTTTCCTTTTCCCGTTTCGTAGAATGCAGGGCAAGGAAAGGATGACCCCCGTTTTTATGTTCAAGGAAGGAAGTAAAACGAATGATCAGTAAGTGGATTGAACAACTCAACAGTCGTCAAATACTCAGTATTTTATATAGCGTATGTGGATTTAGTATCATTTTGACCGCGATTGGCGCTTGGTTTGTGCGAGATGGGGATGTCTCTACTCTCGAACTCACAGCCCTTCGATGGATTTGGATGATCGGGTTAGTTATGTTCATTAGTGCCATCTTACTCATCGGGCGTCCGCTCATCAAACGGATGACTGAACAAAACCATAGATTGAAGACCAAGAAAGCAAAGCTCGAGAGTGTACTAAACGAATCCAAGATAAATCAAATGAACCTTCAATATCGTAATGAATTAATCGGAGTATTGGCCTCAAAAGAATCGCTATTTGATTATTCATCTGTCATCGGAAAAATCGTGTTACTCACAAAATCCGAGTTTGGTGCGCTCCTACTCGCCAAAGACGGAGAAATTACGTCTGTCGTACCAAAAGAAATGACCGAAGAACAACAAGAAAGTCTCAAAAAAGATTCACTTTTACTCAAACGCGTCATGATTTCAAAGTTACCCGCCGCAACGTCGAAACGGGTCGTCGATGCGTTACACACGTATCCGTATTATATTTATGAATCAGTTATCCCGATCATGGACCCGTCCGAGAATAGTCTGATTGGTTGCCTCTATTTGGCACGGTATGATGAACAGTATGATGCAAGTGAAAAGTCCGAACTGAACGCGTTCGCAAGCCAGCTCGCCATCTCACTTCTTCGGATGCAACTCTATCTTCAGATGCAACAGGATCGGAAAGAAACAGCCCAACTGATTAATTCGGTGCGTGAAGCTATTCTATATGTAAACTATGAAGATGACACTGTCGTCGGAAATCGTGCCTTCATCCGCATGTTTGATGATCTTCACTTTGACTATAAAGGGTACGAAGAGTTGTCCGCCATCAACATCGATATCGAGCAATTAGCAAAACGCGTCGACCAACACGAGCAATTCGTTCGGTACTTCGAGCGAGTCTTCTCCCAAGACCCACCGGAAGACGGGCTCACGATTTCGATTGATCAAGGTGATTGCTTTATCCAACTCTATGCCGAAAGTATTTATCGTGATCGTCGACTCCGTGGGACAATGCTCGTCCTACGTGACGTTACCGCCGAGACTGAGGTTGACCGGATGAAATCTGAACTCGTAACGACTGTGTCGCACGAATTAAGAACGCCCCTTTCATCGATTTATGGGTTTACCGAACTCATGTTGTCGCGCGACTTGAATGAAAGCCGTCGAGAACTGTATTTGCATACGATCTATGATGAGGCGAAGCGACTCTCATATCTCGTCAGCGATTTCTTAGACTTGCAGAAGATGGAATCCGGAAAACAGACGTTTGAATGGGAGCCGGTCGACCTATATGAACTCGTGTCAAATAGCGTCGCATTTTATCAAGAAACAACGGACCTTCATGAGCTATTCATCGACGTTGATATCGAACAAAATTTCGTCATCGATGCCGACTTAGAAGGGATGCGACAGCTGTTCGGCAACCTGTTAAGTAACGCCATCAAATATTCACCGGACGGCGGGAATATTCTTGTATCACTCGAGCGCATAGATGAAGAGGTTGTGATCAAAGTAAAAGACCATGGAATGGGCATACCGACTGCCTCTCTTCCTCATCTCTTCGGAAAATTTTATCGCGTTGACAACTCGGATCGACGCAAAATCGGGGGGACCGGGCTCGGGCTCGCTATCTGTAAAGAGATTGCTAAAGCTCATGACGGACAACTCCATGTCGAATCAGTTTATGGGGAAGGAAGTACTTTCATCTGTGAACTTCCCGCATCGAAAGAACATATCATGCAATAACACGGTCTTCTTAACCGTGTTATTTTTGACTCATTTTTGCCTAATTCGGAAGGATTCCTTTTACAAAATATAGAAAGGAAAGAAACCGATTCATTTACGTGGATGTGGAATACCCTATCCATTTATTTTTACACGTTTTAAGCCGAAAACAAGATATACTGATTATAAAGAAATTGCTAGGATCGGAGGTCCTGCCATTGAATCATCGTGACCCACCTTTTTCAGAAATTGGAGATTTGAAACAATGGGGACGTTTTGAAGTCGAAGTGCCTCATACAGGCGAACAAACGAAGTATCAAATCGCTACGGCTTTGGTTCGAAAGCATATTCCTTTGCGGATTGGTGGATTTTATATCATTGCGAGCGAAGAGCAAATTTTGCATAGTGGCTCACATGACGGAAATTTCCAGAAGCACTTGATTCATTTATTACAGCAAGTCCTTAACGGTCATATCAAAGACGAACGCCTCGCTCAGGAACAGGTGTGGACGGTGCACTATTTTACGACACCATAAGACGTCTGACTAA encodes:
- a CDS encoding flavin reductase family protein yields the protein MLSIEPSALTEIDTYKFLIGSIVPRPIAFVTTRHEDVINAAPFSYFNVVSSVPPLVSVSVQRKDGVMKDTARNALRTNELVIHIVDETNVAHVNETAANLAADESELSRTNFTIQQSEVVSTPGIKEAKIRFECVLHHHLPIEYDGQTTADLLIARIVRFHIDRDLYKHGRIDAKQLAPVSRMAGNGYATLGEFFDLKRPE
- a CDS encoding ATP-binding protein — its product is MISKWIEQLNSRQILSILYSVCGFSIILTAIGAWFVRDGDVSTLELTALRWIWMIGLVMFISAILLIGRPLIKRMTEQNHRLKTKKAKLESVLNESKINQMNLQYRNELIGVLASKESLFDYSSVIGKIVLLTKSEFGALLLAKDGEITSVVPKEMTEEQQESLKKDSLLLKRVMISKLPAATSKRVVDALHTYPYYIYESVIPIMDPSENSLIGCLYLARYDEQYDASEKSELNAFASQLAISLLRMQLYLQMQQDRKETAQLINSVREAILYVNYEDDTVVGNRAFIRMFDDLHFDYKGYEELSAINIDIEQLAKRVDQHEQFVRYFERVFSQDPPEDGLTISIDQGDCFIQLYAESIYRDRRLRGTMLVLRDVTAETEVDRMKSELVTTVSHELRTPLSSIYGFTELMLSRDLNESRRELYLHTIYDEAKRLSYLVSDFLDLQKMESGKQTFEWEPVDLYELVSNSVAFYQETTDLHELFIDVDIEQNFVIDADLEGMRQLFGNLLSNAIKYSPDGGNILVSLERIDEEVVIKVKDHGMGIPTASLPHLFGKFYRVDNSDRRKIGGTGLGLAICKEIAKAHDGQLHVESVYGEGSTFICELPASKEHIMQ